In Cytobacillus sp. IB215665, the genomic window TTCTAAAGAAAGTGAAAATCGCTCTCTCTTTGACAAGTGAGGATATGATCGAGATATTGGAAGGCGCTGGAGTGATCATAACAAAAGGGGAATTAGGTGCCCTATTACGTAAAGAAGGCCATAAGAATTACAAAGTGTGCGGTGATCGGTACGCGCGGAATTTCTTAAAAGGACTAACCATAAGATACAGGGGATAAGACTTGAACCATCCTTCTTGCTAAGCTTATATTACGAAGGTTAATCAACCAGGATAACCTGTTTCTTTTAAGTATTGCCATTATCTTTCACACTTGAACTTAGCTTACTCCTTTTGCGACATCCAGGACAATGACTGGACCCATACTTTATCACTTCTCCTTTTAAAATATCAATCTGGATGACCTTATAATACGATATGGCGCATTTCTGTATTGAAATGCGTCTTTTCTTTTAG contains:
- a CDS encoding DUF1456 family protein; the protein is LKKVKIALSLTSEDMIEILEGAGVIITKGELGALLRKEGHKNYKVCGDRYARNFLKGLTIRYRG